In uncultured Bacteroides sp., one genomic interval encodes:
- a CDS encoding glycoside hydrolase family 28 protein, translating to MNSFIKKYIVLPVACALSLLYSTNSLAVSKGSNIDPAIYNGVPFKMPKVVQPSFPVYKANILDFGAKGDGIFLNTKAINDAIKKVNAKGGGTVVIPSGLWLTGPIELLSNVNLYAAQNALVVFTDDYNAYPVIKTSFEGLETRRCQSPISARNATNIAITGKGIFDGSGDAWRPVKKDKMTEAQWKNLIKSGGVLSSDKKIWYPTEKSFKGASSTENFNNPTGINTDAEWESIREWLRPVMVSIVKCKNVLLEGVTFKNSPSWCLHPLSCENITINKVNVSNPWYSQNGDALDLESCKNALIINSTFDAGDDAICIKSGKDEDGRRRGEPCQNVIVKNNLVLHGHGGFVVGSEMSGGVKNIYVSNCSFVGTDVGLRFKSTRGRGGVVEGIYIDHINMINIPNEPLLFDLFYGGKAPDEVTEEDTKENLSTTIPPVTVETPTFKDIHISNVFCKKSGRAMFFNGLPEMKIQNVTVKNVIISDAQEGAVVSQADGVVMENIKITSPTGNSLSIKNANNIKVDGILFKEVDEKGKTVIFK from the coding sequence ATGAACAGTTTTATAAAAAAGTACATTGTGCTACCAGTAGCATGCGCACTATCTCTATTATACAGTACCAATTCATTAGCAGTTTCGAAAGGAAGCAATATTGATCCTGCTATTTATAATGGGGTACCATTTAAAATGCCAAAGGTTGTGCAACCCTCTTTCCCAGTTTACAAGGCAAACATTCTTGATTTTGGTGCAAAAGGAGATGGAATATTCCTCAATACAAAAGCAATTAACGATGCCATTAAAAAGGTAAATGCCAAAGGAGGGGGAACAGTTGTTATACCTTCGGGATTATGGTTGACCGGCCCTATTGAATTATTGAGTAACGTAAACTTGTACGCAGCACAAAACGCTTTAGTTGTTTTCACTGATGATTATAATGCTTATCCTGTTATAAAGACTTCATTCGAAGGACTCGAGACTCGCCGTTGCCAGTCTCCTATTTCAGCTCGCAATGCTACTAATATTGCAATTACAGGAAAAGGTATCTTTGATGGTTCGGGTGATGCATGGCGTCCGGTAAAGAAAGATAAAATGACCGAAGCTCAGTGGAAAAACCTCATTAAATCGGGAGGTGTATTAAGTTCTGATAAGAAAATTTGGTACCCAACCGAGAAGTCTTTTAAAGGTGCTTCGTCTACTGAGAACTTTAACAACCCTACAGGTATTAATACTGATGCTGAATGGGAAAGCATCAGAGAATGGCTTCGTCCGGTAATGGTTAGTATTGTTAAATGCAAGAATGTACTTCTGGAAGGTGTAACTTTCAAGAATTCTCCAAGCTGGTGTCTTCACCCGCTTTCTTGCGAAAACATCACAATCAATAAGGTTAATGTATCTAACCCATGGTATTCACAGAACGGAGATGCCCTTGATTTGGAATCATGCAAAAACGCTCTTATTATAAACAGTACCTTTGACGCCGGAGATGATGCCATCTGTATTAAATCGGGTAAAGATGAAGACGGACGCAGAAGAGGCGAACCTTGTCAGAATGTGATAGTAAAAAACAATCTGGTACTTCACGGTCACGGCGGATTTGTAGTGGGTAGTGAAATGTCCGGCGGAGTAAAGAACATATATGTTTCTAATTGTTCTTTCGTTGGTACCGATGTTGGTTTACGTTTTAAGAGTACTCGCGGACGAGGCGGAGTTGTTGAAGGTATCTATATTGACCATATAAACATGATTAACATACCTAACGAGCCTCTTTTATTCGATTTATTCTATGGAGGAAAAGCTCCCGATGAAGTAACGGAAGAGGATACCAAAGAAAATCTTTCAACTACAATACCTCCTGTAACGGTAGAAACTCCTACGTTTAAAGATATTCATATTTCCAACGTTTTCTGCAAAAAATCAGGAAGAGCAATGTTCTTCAACGGTCTGCCTGAAATGAAGATTCAGAATGTTACGGTTAAAAACGTAATCATATCCGATGCACAGGAAGGCGCAGTTGTTAGTCAGGCGGATGGAGTAGTTATGGAAAACATTAAAATTACTTCTCCAACAGGAAACAGCTTGTCTATAAAGAATGCAAACAATATTAAGGTGGACGGTATTCTTTTTAAAGAAGTAGACGAAAAGGGCAAAACAGTAATATTTAAATGA
- a CDS encoding enoyl-ACP reductase codes for MSYNLLKGKRGIIFGALNEQSIAWKVAELAVEEGATITLSNTPVAVRMGEISALSDKLNCEVIPADATSVEDLEVVFQRSMEILGGKIDFVLHSIGMSPNVRKKNTYDNLDYNMLGKTLDISAISFHKMLQVAKKMNAIADYGSVVALSYIAAQRTFFGYNDMADAKSLLESICRSFGYIYGREHNVRINTISQSPTMTTAGSGVKGMDKLMDFSDRMSPLGNADADECANYCITMFSDLTRKVTMQTLFHDGGFSSMGMSLRAMVQYEKSFEEYCDENGNIIYG; via the coding sequence ATGAGTTACAACTTATTAAAAGGTAAAAGAGGTATAATTTTTGGTGCACTTAATGAACAGTCAATTGCTTGGAAAGTAGCAGAACTGGCTGTAGAAGAAGGTGCAACCATTACATTATCAAACACACCGGTAGCTGTGCGCATGGGTGAAATTTCAGCATTGTCTGATAAACTTAACTGTGAAGTTATTCCAGCAGATGCAACCAGCGTTGAAGATTTAGAAGTGGTTTTCCAACGTTCAATGGAAATTTTAGGTGGAAAAATCGACTTTGTACTACATTCTATAGGAATGTCTCCAAATGTTCGTAAAAAGAATACATACGATAATTTGGATTATAATATGTTAGGTAAAACATTGGATATTTCAGCGATATCATTCCATAAAATGTTGCAGGTTGCAAAGAAAATGAATGCTATAGCTGATTATGGTTCTGTTGTTGCATTATCATATATCGCTGCACAACGTACATTCTTTGGATATAATGACATGGCCGATGCAAAATCATTGCTTGAGTCAATCTGTCGTAGTTTTGGATATATATATGGTAGAGAACATAATGTTCGTATTAACACTATTTCTCAGTCTCCAACTATGACTACTGCAGGTTCGGGAGTAAAAGGTATGGATAAGTTAATGGACTTCTCAGACCGTATGTCTCCACTTGGTAATGCCGATGCTGATGAATGTGCTAACTATTGTATCACAATGTTCTCTGATTTAACTCGTAAGGTTACAATGCAGACTTTGTTCCACGATGGAGGATTCTCTAGCATGGGAATGAGTCTTCGTGCAATGGTTCAGTACGAGAAGAGTTTCGAGGAGTACTGTGATGAAAACGGAAATATAATCTACGGATAA